In Nitrospira sp., a single genomic region encodes these proteins:
- a CDS encoding GDP-L-fucose synthase — protein MSFWAEKRVVVTGGAGFLGSFVVEQLRAKGCKNIVIPRSTEYDLVQMDAVKQLYSDAKPDLVIHLAARVGGIGANQANPGRFFYDNLMMGTQLIEVGRQIGLKKFVALGTICAYPKFAPIPFKEDDIWNGYPEETNAPYGLAKKMMLAQSQAYRQQYGFNSIVLFPVNLYGPRDNFDLKTSHVIPALIRKFGEAKDLKKDHVELWGDGSPSREFLYVEDAAEGILLAAEQYNDSQPVNLGTGEEVAIRDLAELIAKEVGFAGPIKWDTTKPNGQPRRCLDVTRAKELFGFQARHRLREGLKKTVQWFHDNRNKLREVQF, from the coding sequence ATGTCATTCTGGGCAGAAAAACGCGTCGTCGTCACCGGTGGAGCAGGATTTTTGGGCTCATTCGTCGTCGAGCAACTGCGCGCCAAGGGGTGCAAGAACATCGTCATCCCGCGGAGCACAGAGTACGACCTGGTCCAGATGGACGCCGTTAAGCAACTCTACAGCGATGCGAAACCGGATCTCGTCATCCATCTGGCGGCGCGGGTCGGCGGCATCGGAGCCAACCAGGCCAACCCCGGCCGGTTCTTTTACGACAACTTGATGATGGGCACGCAGCTCATCGAAGTCGGACGCCAGATAGGCCTCAAGAAATTCGTGGCGCTCGGCACCATCTGCGCCTATCCCAAGTTCGCGCCCATTCCGTTCAAAGAAGACGACATCTGGAACGGCTATCCGGAAGAAACGAATGCCCCCTACGGCCTTGCGAAAAAGATGATGCTTGCGCAGTCGCAGGCCTATCGCCAACAGTACGGCTTCAATTCCATCGTATTGTTTCCGGTCAACCTCTATGGACCGCGCGACAATTTCGACCTCAAGACCTCGCACGTGATCCCGGCGCTCATCCGGAAATTCGGCGAAGCCAAGGATCTCAAGAAAGACCACGTCGAACTATGGGGTGATGGCTCGCCGAGCCGGGAATTCCTCTACGTCGAAGACGCGGCAGAAGGCATTCTCCTTGCCGCCGAACAGTACAACGACAGCCAGCCCGTCAACCTGGGAACCGGGGAGGAAGTCGCCATTCGCGATCTGGCCGAACTCATTGCCAAAGAAGTCGGCTTCGCCGGTCCCATCAAGTGGGACACCACCAAGCCGAATGGCCAGCCCCGCCGCTGTCTCGACGTCACCCGTGCCAAAGAACTTTTCGGATTCCAGGCACGCCATCGCTTGCGAGAAGGACTCAAGAAGACCGTCCAGTGGTTCCACGACAACCGCAACAAGCTCCGGGAAGTGCAGTTCTGA
- a CDS encoding oligosaccharide flippase family protein, whose product MHFVQSSYLKLLDYFRISNAFSRNVALLFFSNTLNNLAMFIANVAVARNYSHEEFGLFSIAATIALTTFSISEFGMNLTMVRLYKLHIEEKEKAAAILACNLYFKIVVVGLLIGVSLVFGHSLSQLFAKTADHSLMLGIALTTGGILGFWSYAKGFFQIHEQFQQIATLTIGYALLRLLMIGGILSLPATLSPELLFGIVYLGPLLVVLIYGYSIIGRAINITALKARELFSALQESLSYSKWVAASGISFVLIQQSTIFMTATLGDLKQVALLNAALLFTSVFSLLNDSWQQVAFPKIAGLTKDTIASYRARVFQILPWFFLFSILVIASLSVVMSFTLGPQYGDSIPLFWVTSLGTATTIAFGFFSILMHSINRPQISFYVNLFTLAMVVSIGSELMIKIGLLGLLGWYAFSIATGELVKSLLISRLTRAL is encoded by the coding sequence ATGCACTTCGTCCAATCCAGTTACCTCAAGCTGCTTGATTATTTTCGTATTTCGAATGCGTTCTCACGGAATGTTGCCCTTCTTTTCTTCTCTAATACCCTTAACAATCTTGCAATGTTCATAGCTAACGTCGCCGTAGCTCGAAACTATAGCCATGAAGAATTCGGGTTATTTTCGATAGCTGCCACGATCGCCCTCACCACCTTCAGCATCTCAGAGTTCGGCATGAACCTCACAATGGTTCGGCTCTATAAGCTTCATATAGAAGAAAAAGAGAAAGCAGCGGCAATCCTCGCCTGCAATCTTTACTTCAAGATAGTTGTAGTTGGACTCTTGATTGGTGTGTCTTTGGTTTTCGGCCACAGCCTCTCACAGCTCTTTGCAAAGACGGCTGATCACAGCCTAATGCTGGGAATAGCACTCACGACTGGTGGGATCCTCGGTTTCTGGAGTTACGCAAAGGGGTTCTTTCAGATCCATGAACAGTTCCAGCAGATCGCCACTCTGACGATAGGATATGCACTTCTTAGACTACTGATGATCGGCGGAATCCTCTCTCTTCCAGCTACCCTTTCCCCTGAACTTCTTTTTGGCATCGTCTACTTGGGACCATTGCTGGTTGTACTTATTTATGGGTACTCCATTATTGGTCGAGCGATTAACATCACCGCGCTTAAGGCAAGAGAGCTTTTTAGCGCACTTCAGGAAAGCCTCAGTTACTCGAAATGGGTAGCTGCCTCTGGGATCTCATTTGTCTTGATTCAACAAAGTACTATCTTCATGACCGCCACCCTTGGCGATCTGAAACAAGTTGCACTCCTGAATGCGGCATTACTATTTACCTCCGTATTTTCTTTGCTTAATGACTCGTGGCAACAAGTAGCCTTTCCAAAAATCGCCGGTTTAACGAAAGACACAATCGCATCATATAGAGCAAGAGTGTTTCAAATACTTCCCTGGTTCTTCTTGTTCTCTATACTGGTGATCGCCTCTCTATCAGTCGTGATGTCGTTCACCCTCGGACCTCAATACGGGGACTCCATTCCACTTTTCTGGGTTACTAGTCTTGGAACCGCAACCACTATCGCATTTGGCTTCTTTTCAATCTTAATGCATTCTATTAATAGGCCACAGATCTCTTTCTATGTAAATCTCTTCACATTGGCAATGGTAGTTTCAATTGGAAGCGAGTTGATGATCAAAATAGGGTTATTAGGGTTGCTCGGTTGGTATGCATTTTCCATAGCCACAGGAGAACTTGTAAAGTCTCTACTTATAAGCAGACTCACACGAGCGCTCTGA
- a CDS encoding DUF433 domain-containing protein — MMQTQLVESNPSIMMGKPVIAGTRITVELILEKLAAGESPEQIIAAHSRLTREAVSAALDFAAKALRADVIYPTPDQAA, encoded by the coding sequence ATGATGCAAACGCAGCTTGTCGAATCGAACCCGTCGATCATGATGGGCAAACCGGTTATTGCCGGAACACGCATCACGGTTGAACTGATACTTGAAAAGCTCGCTGCCGGTGAGTCTCCGGAACAGATTATCGCCGCGCACTCGCGTTTGACCCGGGAAGCCGTTTCGGCAGCCTTGGACTTTGCGGCAAAGGCGCTGCGAGCGGACGTCATTTACCCGACTCCCGATCAGGCTGCATGA
- the wecB gene encoding UDP-N-acetylglucosamine 2-epimerase (non-hydrolyzing): MIKRIDLIAGARPNFMKIAPIIDALKAAEKRGGPLRYRLIHTGQHYDRAMSGSFFEELGIPDPDINLEVGSGTQAEQTAGIMVAYEKVLLKDKSDLCLVVGDVTSTMACSIAARKLGVPVAHVEGGIRSGDWTMPEEINRVVTDSITNWFFTTSETANENLRRAGITDDRIFFVGNTMIDTLLKQMPRLRPPACWDSLKLEPGKYFVITLHRPANVDGEQQLLQLLHAIAEGTRGLPVVFPVHPRTAKNLRDLDSKTPQLNYVDPLGYLEFNYLVKHAKGVITDSGGITEETTVLGIPCLTLRDNTERPETITIGTNELIGTDPSKLPPALARLMTGQWKKGAIPPKWDGKAAERIVNELERVV; encoded by the coding sequence ATGATAAAACGCATTGATCTCATCGCCGGAGCCAGGCCCAACTTCATGAAGATCGCCCCGATCATCGACGCGCTGAAGGCAGCGGAGAAGCGGGGAGGGCCGCTGCGCTATCGCTTGATTCATACGGGGCAGCATTACGACCGGGCCATGTCCGGGAGCTTCTTTGAAGAACTCGGCATTCCCGATCCCGATATCAATCTAGAAGTCGGATCCGGCACACAAGCAGAGCAAACCGCCGGAATCATGGTCGCCTATGAAAAGGTCTTACTGAAGGACAAGAGCGATCTCTGCCTGGTAGTCGGCGACGTCACCTCGACCATGGCCTGCTCCATCGCAGCCCGCAAACTCGGCGTGCCGGTCGCCCACGTCGAAGGCGGCATCCGCTCCGGCGATTGGACCATGCCGGAAGAAATCAACCGCGTCGTCACCGACTCCATCACCAACTGGTTCTTTACCACCAGCGAGACGGCCAACGAGAATCTCCGCCGCGCAGGAATCACCGACGATCGCATCTTCTTCGTCGGCAATACCATGATTGATACCCTCTTGAAACAGATGCCACGGTTACGGCCGCCGGCCTGTTGGGACTCGCTCAAGCTGGAGCCGGGAAAGTATTTTGTCATTACTTTGCATCGCCCGGCGAACGTGGATGGAGAGCAACAGTTACTGCAACTCCTCCATGCCATCGCCGAAGGCACCCGTGGTTTACCGGTGGTGTTTCCGGTGCATCCCAGGACGGCAAAGAACCTGCGCGACCTCGATAGCAAGACTCCACAACTCAACTACGTTGATCCGTTAGGCTATCTTGAATTTAACTACCTGGTGAAGCATGCGAAAGGTGTAATTACTGATTCGGGCGGCATCACCGAAGAGACCACGGTCCTCGGCATTCCGTGCCTCACCCTGCGTGACAACACCGAACGTCCGGAGACCATCACCATCGGCACTAATGAACTCATCGGCACCGACCCGAGCAAGCTGCCTCCGGCCTTAGCGCGATTGATGACAGGGCAGTGGAAGAAAGGCGCGATCCCTCCGAAGTGGGATGGAAAGGCGGCGGAGCGAATTGTGAATGAGCTAGAGCGGGTAGTGTAA
- a CDS encoding type II secretion system protein N, with protein sequence MDILGDQPGRRLTIAAYLAVGALLIAHGVNAFVAAALALPPTKGAAPQSAQTAVPVTFVPQQWVDQIQSSGLFLLPAAPLGMTGVPGTASQAPVRAALGVANKLRLLGVVLGSERGVFAIVEELATKRQVLYRLHDQIPDLGEVSAIRRDGLVIRSGDQEELLELSTTDKPAAPVVTAGAPVASAPGVPIKKVIDRREVEAAMADLPKLLTQARAVPFMVNGTPNGYRMDYIAPASFYEKIGIQYGDVLQRVNGVDVRDPSTMLSLFQQLKNERTVKVDMVRNNQKTTMTFELR encoded by the coding sequence ATGGATATTCTCGGCGATCAACCCGGACGGCGCCTCACTATCGCCGCCTATCTTGCTGTGGGCGCATTGCTCATTGCGCACGGCGTCAATGCGTTTGTCGCCGCGGCCTTAGCCCTCCCGCCCACGAAGGGCGCGGCTCCTCAATCTGCTCAAACGGCTGTTCCGGTGACGTTTGTGCCGCAGCAATGGGTGGATCAAATTCAGTCGAGCGGCCTGTTCCTGCTGCCCGCTGCCCCGCTTGGAATGACCGGTGTGCCGGGGACTGCTTCGCAAGCACCCGTACGGGCGGCCTTGGGCGTGGCGAACAAGCTGCGGCTCTTAGGCGTCGTGTTAGGAAGCGAACGCGGGGTGTTCGCGATTGTCGAGGAACTGGCCACGAAGCGGCAGGTGCTCTACCGGCTGCACGATCAGATCCCGGATTTGGGAGAGGTCAGCGCCATTCGCCGGGACGGCCTGGTGATTCGGAGCGGCGACCAGGAAGAGCTGCTGGAACTTTCCACGACCGACAAGCCGGCGGCTCCGGTGGTGACCGCCGGCGCTCCGGTTGCCTCAGCGCCCGGAGTTCCCATTAAGAAAGTGATCGATCGGCGAGAGGTCGAAGCGGCAATGGCCGACCTGCCGAAGCTGCTGACGCAGGCCCGTGCCGTGCCGTTCATGGTCAATGGCACCCCCAACGGATATCGCATGGACTACATCGCCCCTGCCAGTTTCTATGAAAAGATCGGTATCCAATACGGCGATGTGTTGCAGCGGGTCAACGGTGTAGATGTCCGTGATCCCTCCACGATGCTCAGTTTGTTCCAGCAATTGAAAAATGAACGAACGGTGAAAGTCGATATGGTTCGCAACAACCAGAAGACCACCATGACCTTTGAGCTCCGATAG
- a CDS encoding tetratricopeptide repeat protein — MSDSDLPETNLNDLAAEAYERGLALRKAGLFKQAIEQFEKAASDPALALKAYAQMGLSQKSCDRYEDAVAAFRNALKSPGASKKDIVQILYVLGRTLESLGRIAEALEAYRWLRREDSLYRDVGERIDALSTGRSQAEQRSAQNNPKAGTSQQLHAWQNLLRNVK, encoded by the coding sequence ATGTCTGACTCAGATCTTCCGGAAACAAATCTCAACGACCTCGCAGCCGAGGCATACGAACGGGGCCTTGCGTTGCGGAAAGCTGGCCTCTTCAAGCAAGCGATCGAGCAATTTGAAAAGGCCGCGAGCGACCCCGCACTCGCCCTGAAAGCCTATGCCCAAATGGGACTTTCGCAAAAGTCCTGCGATCGATACGAAGACGCGGTCGCGGCGTTTCGCAACGCCCTCAAGTCACCCGGCGCATCGAAAAAAGACATCGTGCAAATCCTCTACGTGCTCGGCCGCACCCTCGAATCGCTCGGCCGGATCGCCGAAGCCCTCGAAGCCTATCGCTGGCTCCGGCGGGAAGACAGCCTGTATCGGGACGTCGGAGAGCGTATCGATGCGCTGAGCACGGGACGGAGCCAGGCCGAGCAGCGATCCGCACAAAACAACCCGAAAGCGGGAACCAGCCAGCAACTCCACGCCTGGCAGAACCTCCTGCGGAACGTGAAGTAA
- a CDS encoding AbrB/MazE/SpoVT family DNA-binding domain-containing protein — protein sequence MSTSTMTSKGQTTIPKDMRKRLNLHPGDRLDFIIEKDGRVVVLPASVDASELTGILKPPTKPVSVAEMNQAIRKRGGRR from the coding sequence ATGTCCACATCGACAATGACGAGCAAAGGCCAAACAACGATCCCGAAAGACATGCGCAAACGACTGAATCTGCATCCGGGGGACCGCCTGGACTTTATTATCGAAAAGGACGGCCGAGTGGTTGTGCTCCCGGCAAGCGTAGATGCATCGGAATTAACGGGAATACTCAAACCGCCCACCAAGCCGGTCAGCGTAGCCGAGATGAATCAAGCCATTCGCAAGCGCGGGGGACGTCGATGA
- a CDS encoding four helix bundle protein, which produces MEGRSEASAPGYLFPFEKLEVWNDSVALADLILGLLDRVPQGRYLRLVSQMEGAAVSVSQNIAEGKGRQHRKEFLQYLSIAQGSLYETVTLNEVFRIRKIFSDEEALDIRRRAELIDRKLNGLMNSVRGKNRREG; this is translated from the coding sequence TTGGAGGGGAGAAGCGAGGCATCAGCTCCTGGATACCTCTTTCCGTTTGAGAAACTGGAAGTATGGAATGATTCTGTCGCGCTTGCTGACCTCATATTGGGGCTGCTCGATCGTGTGCCTCAGGGCAGATATCTTCGGTTGGTCTCCCAAATGGAAGGGGCAGCAGTTTCAGTTTCGCAAAATATCGCCGAAGGAAAAGGGCGGCAGCATCGAAAAGAGTTTTTGCAGTATTTAAGTATCGCCCAAGGCTCCCTGTACGAAACCGTCACGCTGAACGAAGTATTCCGCATTCGAAAGATATTCTCCGATGAAGAGGCGCTTGATATCCGCAGAAGGGCTGAGCTAATTGATCGAAAACTAAATGGTCTCATGAACTCAGTGAGGGGAAAGAATCGACGAGAAGGTTGA
- the gmd gene encoding GDP-mannose 4,6-dehydratase, with protein sequence MKKALITGITGQDGSYLAEFLLAKGYEVYGIIRRSSSFNTGRIDPIYEDPHVPNARLKLVYGDLNDASSLNHIIRTIQPDEIYNLGAQSHVRVSFDIPEYTADVTGLGAIRLLEAIRESGLTPKFYQASSSEMYGKVLEVPQRESTPFYPRSPYGAAKVYAYWITVNYREAYNLFACNGILFNHESPRRGETFVTRKITKAAARIKLGIQKDLFLGNLDAKRDWGFAGDYIEAMWLMLQADKPDDYVVATGETHTVKEFLELTFDRLKLDWKQHVKIDAKYYRPTEVDLLIGDPAKAARELGWKPKVGFHELVNMMVDADLAAERERLDGTRKKG encoded by the coding sequence GTGAAAAAAGCGCTGATCACCGGTATTACCGGGCAAGATGGATCCTATCTCGCGGAGTTTCTCCTGGCCAAGGGATACGAAGTCTACGGCATCATTCGCCGATCCAGCTCGTTCAACACCGGACGGATCGACCCCATCTACGAAGACCCGCACGTCCCCAATGCCCGACTCAAACTGGTCTACGGGGATTTGAACGATGCGAGTTCGCTCAATCACATCATCCGCACCATCCAACCCGATGAGATCTACAACCTCGGGGCGCAGAGCCACGTGCGTGTGAGTTTCGACATTCCGGAATACACGGCGGATGTCACCGGCCTGGGCGCCATTCGGCTTTTGGAGGCCATTCGTGAGTCGGGGCTGACGCCGAAGTTCTATCAGGCGTCATCGAGCGAAATGTACGGCAAGGTGTTGGAAGTGCCGCAACGGGAAAGCACCCCCTTTTATCCGCGCAGCCCCTACGGCGCAGCCAAGGTCTATGCCTACTGGATCACGGTAAACTACCGGGAAGCCTACAACCTGTTCGCCTGCAACGGCATCCTCTTCAATCACGAATCGCCGCGACGAGGCGAAACTTTCGTGACCCGCAAGATCACCAAAGCCGCCGCCCGCATCAAGCTGGGCATTCAGAAGGATTTATTTCTGGGTAATCTCGACGCCAAGCGCGACTGGGGGTTTGCCGGCGACTATATCGAAGCCATGTGGCTGATGCTGCAGGCCGACAAGCCGGACGACTATGTCGTGGCGACAGGGGAGACGCACACCGTCAAGGAGTTCCTGGAACTGACCTTCGACCGGCTCAAGCTGGACTGGAAGCAGCATGTGAAGATCGATGCCAAGTACTATCGTCCAACCGAAGTCGACCTCCTCATCGGCGATCCTGCAAAGGCCGCAAGAGAGCTTGGCTGGAAACCCAAGGTCGGCTTCCACGAACTCGTCAACATGATGGTCGACGCGGATCTCGCAGCGGAACGCGAACGTCTCGATGGGACAAGAAAGAAAGGTTGA